The following coding sequences lie in one Vibrio sp. ED004 genomic window:
- a CDS encoding LysR family transcriptional regulator: MDLNAVTVFTQVVDCGSFTHAAEALNMTKSTVSRKLAELEQHLGVRLITRSTRSLVLTPEGERFYQSSMQMHEIMNQAELEVSANQDLIRGPLNVVLPVELGHQVLAKYIHSFLLEYPNVTMNLELTNREVDIIGEGIDLYAQIGELADSSLVSRFLTTSGRVLVASPKYLEQFGEIKTPKDLKSPFRMIEVSNKAARLPKWKLQLDDGESEYIELPSQLKVNTITACLTACVDGLGLAVLPEFICREHFKSGRLVHLLPEYDMPQVSVSLVYADRQLMPKRKKVFIDYLLTAFLSEKNK, translated from the coding sequence ATGGATTTAAATGCGGTCACTGTTTTTACACAAGTGGTTGATTGTGGGAGTTTTACACACGCAGCTGAAGCGTTGAACATGACGAAGTCGACCGTCAGTCGAAAACTGGCTGAGCTAGAACAGCACCTAGGTGTGAGATTGATCACTCGTTCGACACGAAGTTTGGTATTAACACCGGAAGGTGAGCGCTTCTATCAGTCGAGCATGCAAATGCACGAGATTATGAACCAAGCTGAGCTAGAGGTTTCTGCTAATCAAGATCTGATTCGTGGCCCTTTAAATGTGGTGTTGCCTGTCGAGTTGGGACATCAAGTTCTCGCCAAATACATCCATAGTTTTTTACTTGAATACCCGAATGTGACGATGAACTTGGAACTGACTAACCGAGAAGTCGATATTATTGGTGAAGGCATCGATCTTTACGCGCAAATCGGTGAGTTGGCAGACTCCAGTTTGGTGTCTCGGTTTTTGACGACTTCAGGGCGTGTATTGGTCGCGAGCCCTAAATATTTAGAGCAATTTGGTGAAATTAAGACTCCCAAGGATCTCAAGTCACCATTTCGTATGATTGAGGTCTCGAATAAAGCGGCACGTTTACCCAAATGGAAGTTGCAGCTTGATGATGGGGAGTCTGAGTATATCGAGCTGCCAAGCCAACTGAAGGTGAATACCATTACCGCGTGTTTGACAGCATGTGTCGATGGGTTAGGGCTTGCAGTGCTCCCTGAGTTCATCTGTCGAGAACATTTTAAATCAGGCCGGTTGGTGCACTTGTTGCCAGAATACGACATGCCACAAGTCTCGGTAAGCTTGGTGTACGCCGATAGACAGCTCATGCCCAAACGAAAAAAGGTGTTTATTGACTACTTACTAACGGCATTCCTCAGTGAGAAGAACAAGTAG
- a CDS encoding HlyD family secretion protein, producing MTENNNASQSVSTKKRKKAPLIATAIMLSLGLAGAGYWYGYGQYFESTDNAYLQGDITNISPKVSGYIVKSYVSDNQSVKEGDLLVQIDDRDYQAALAQANAHLSVVQSDVKNLIAQQTLQRSKINQAESGVDSAEAEYERAIQQVQRSRSLLKRNYASQDEVDSMVAQQKVTLADLEEAKANLVATNDQLIVIASEIEQAKASVTEAQAQQDQAQLNLDYTKVYAPTDGVIGKRSVREGLLIQAGAPLMSLVPNNQVWIEANFKETQLSGIHKGQTVEVELDAFPGQPLEGVVDSFSPATGAKFALLPPENATGNFTKIVQRVPVKITIPDQQELKGRLLPGLSVVATIDKRG from the coding sequence ATGACAGAGAACAACAACGCTTCGCAATCAGTAAGCACAAAAAAACGTAAAAAAGCACCGCTTATTGCTACTGCGATCATGCTGTCATTAGGTTTAGCTGGCGCTGGATATTGGTATGGCTACGGCCAGTATTTTGAATCGACCGATAACGCCTACTTACAAGGCGACATCACCAATATTAGCCCTAAAGTGTCTGGCTATATTGTTAAGTCTTACGTGAGTGATAACCAATCGGTGAAAGAAGGCGACTTATTGGTTCAAATTGATGACCGTGATTACCAAGCCGCCCTTGCTCAAGCTAATGCCCATTTATCCGTCGTACAATCCGACGTAAAGAACTTAATCGCTCAACAGACGTTACAACGTAGCAAAATTAACCAAGCAGAAAGTGGTGTCGATTCCGCAGAAGCGGAATATGAACGTGCTATCCAACAAGTACAGCGCTCTCGCAGCTTGTTGAAACGCAATTACGCTTCTCAAGATGAAGTCGATAGCATGGTTGCTCAACAAAAAGTGACACTTGCTGACTTAGAAGAAGCGAAAGCCAACCTGGTCGCTACCAATGACCAACTGATCGTTATTGCGAGCGAAATTGAGCAAGCCAAAGCCTCAGTAACAGAAGCGCAAGCACAACAAGATCAAGCACAACTCAACCTAGATTACACCAAAGTCTACGCTCCTACTGATGGCGTCATTGGTAAGCGCAGTGTGCGTGAAGGTTTATTGATTCAAGCTGGTGCTCCGCTTATGAGTTTAGTGCCTAACAACCAAGTATGGATTGAGGCAAACTTCAAAGAGACACAGCTAAGTGGCATTCACAAAGGTCAAACCGTTGAAGTTGAACTAGACGCTTTTCCAGGTCAGCCACTTGAAGGCGTGGTAGACAGTTTCTCCCCTGCTACTGGCGCTAAGTTCGCGCTGCTGCCACCTGAGAATGCGACAGGTAACTTCACCAAAATCGTTCAACGTGTGCCTGTGAAAATCACCATTCCAGATCAGCAAGAGTTGAAAGGTCGATTGCTTCCGGGTTTGTCTGTGGTTGCGACCATCGATAAACGAGGCTAG